A region of Pseudomonas putida DNA encodes the following proteins:
- the rsmA gene encoding 16S rRNA (adenine(1518)-N(6)/adenine(1519)-N(6))-dimethyltransferase RsmA, producing the protein MNEQYQHRARKRFGQNFLHDAGVIDRILRAINAKAGEHLLEIGPGQGALTEGLLGSGAQLDVVELDKDLVPILQHKFAGRDNFRLHQGDALKFDFNQLGVPPRSLKVVGNLPYNISTPLIFHLLSHAGLIRDMHFMLQKEVVERMAAGPGGGDWGRLSIMVQYHCRVEHLFNVGPGAFNPPPKVDSAIVRLVPHEVLPFPAKDHLLLERVVREAFNQRRKTLRNTLKGLLDSQAIEAAGVDGSLRPEQLDLAAFVRLADQLADQQA; encoded by the coding sequence ATGAACGAGCAATACCAACACCGGGCGCGCAAGCGCTTCGGCCAAAACTTCCTGCACGACGCCGGCGTCATCGACCGCATCCTGCGCGCCATCAACGCCAAGGCAGGTGAACACCTGCTGGAAATCGGCCCAGGCCAGGGCGCCCTCACCGAGGGCCTGCTAGGCAGCGGTGCGCAACTGGACGTCGTGGAGCTGGACAAGGACCTGGTGCCGATCCTGCAGCACAAGTTCGCCGGCCGCGACAACTTCCGCCTGCACCAGGGCGATGCCCTGAAGTTCGACTTCAACCAGCTGGGTGTGCCACCGCGCAGCCTCAAGGTGGTCGGCAACCTGCCCTACAACATCTCCACCCCACTGATCTTCCACCTGCTCAGCCACGCTGGGCTGATCCGCGACATGCACTTCATGCTGCAGAAGGAAGTGGTCGAGCGCATGGCCGCAGGCCCAGGTGGCGGTGACTGGGGCCGTCTGTCGATCATGGTGCAGTACCACTGCCGGGTCGAACACCTGTTCAACGTTGGCCCAGGCGCGTTCAACCCGCCGCCGAAAGTGGACTCGGCCATCGTGCGCCTGGTGCCACACGAGGTGCTGCCGTTCCCGGCCAAGGACCACCTGTTGCTGGAGCGCGTCGTTCGCGAAGCCTTCAACCAGCGTCGCAAGACACTGCGCAACACCCTCAAAGGCCTGCTCGACAGCCAGGCGATTGAAGCGGCTGGCGTTGATGGCAGCCTGAGGCCTGAGCAGCTGGACCTGGCTGCATTCGTGCGCCTGGCTGACCAATTGGCCGATCAGCAGGCCTGA
- the apaG gene encoding Co2+/Mg2+ efflux protein ApaG — protein sequence MSDPRYQIDVSVVTRYLKEQSDPENSRFAFAYTITVQNNGSVMAKLLSRHWLITNGDGEVEEVRGAGVVGQQPSIDPGQSHTYSSGAVISTRVGTMQGSYQMFAEDGKRFDAEIAPFRLAVPGALH from the coding sequence ATGTCCGATCCCCGTTATCAGATCGACGTCAGCGTCGTGACCCGCTACCTCAAAGAACAATCCGACCCCGAAAACAGTCGTTTCGCTTTCGCCTACACCATCACCGTGCAAAACAACGGCTCAGTCATGGCCAAGTTGCTGTCCCGACACTGGCTGATCACCAACGGTGACGGCGAAGTCGAGGAAGTGCGCGGCGCCGGCGTGGTCGGCCAGCAACCCAGCATCGACCCGGGCCAAAGCCATACCTACAGCAGCGGCGCGGTCATCAGCACCCGTGTCGGCACCATGCAGGGCAGCTACCAGATGTTCGCCGAGGACGGCAAACGCTTCGATGCCGAAATCGCGCCCTTCCGCCTCGCGGTACCGGGGGCCCTGCACTGA
- a CDS encoding symmetrical bis(5'-nucleosyl)-tetraphosphatase, with translation MATYAVGDLQGCLQPLKCLLERVRFNPAVDRLWLVGDLVNRGPESLQTLRFLYSIRQSLVCVLGNHDLHLLAAWHNVERLKKSDTLREIIEAPDADLLFDWLRQQKLLHYDEPRGIAMVHAGIPPQWTLGRALELAAEVEEVLRDDGRLKLYLDGMYGNEPNKWSKNLTGIERLRVITNYLTRMRFCTPEGKLDLKSKEGLGTAPKGYKPWYAHKDRRSRHVKIIFGHWAALEGRVDEPGIIALDTGCVWGGAMTLYNVDSGEYHRCDCSDDGTVRPPEQPTRINDQP, from the coding sequence ATGGCAACCTACGCCGTCGGTGACCTGCAAGGCTGCCTGCAACCGCTCAAATGCCTGCTCGAACGTGTTCGCTTCAACCCCGCCGTCGACCGCCTGTGGCTGGTCGGCGACCTGGTCAATCGCGGCCCCGAATCACTGCAAACCCTGCGTTTTCTCTACTCGATCCGACAGTCGCTGGTCTGTGTGCTGGGCAACCATGACCTGCACCTGCTGGCCGCCTGGCACAACGTCGAACGCCTGAAAAAGAGCGACACCCTGCGCGAGATCATCGAAGCACCGGATGCCGACCTGTTGTTCGACTGGCTGCGCCAGCAAAAACTGCTGCATTACGACGAGCCCCGCGGCATCGCCATGGTGCATGCCGGCATACCGCCTCAATGGACCTTGGGCAGAGCCCTGGAGCTTGCAGCCGAAGTCGAGGAAGTATTGCGCGATGACGGCCGCCTCAAGCTCTACCTCGATGGCATGTACGGCAACGAGCCGAACAAATGGAGCAAGAACCTCACAGGCATCGAGCGCCTGCGGGTGATCACCAACTACCTCACGCGCATGCGCTTCTGCACCCCCGAGGGCAAGCTCGACCTCAAGAGCAAGGAAGGCCTGGGCACGGCCCCCAAAGGCTACAAACCCTGGTATGCGCACAAGGACCGGCGCTCGCGGCACGTGAAGATCATCTTCGGCCACTGGGCCGCCCTTGAAGGGCGCGTCGACGAGCCCGGCATCATTGCCCTGGACACCGGTTGCGTGTGGGGTGGCGCCATGACCCTCTACAACGTCGACAGCGGTGAATACCATCGCTGCGACTGTTCCGACGACGGCACCGTACGCCCACCGGAACAACCCACTAGAATCAACGATCAGCCCTGA
- the glpE gene encoding thiosulfate sulfurtransferase GlpE produces MSEFKRIPPEQALALREQGAVVVDIRDPQAFAAGHISGATHLDNHSVADFIRNADLDAPTLVVCYHGNSSQSAAAYLAGQGFSQVYSVDGGFELWRATYPDQTAQGSAE; encoded by the coding sequence ATGAGCGAATTCAAACGCATCCCTCCCGAGCAGGCCCTGGCCCTGCGCGAGCAAGGTGCGGTAGTGGTCGACATTCGCGACCCACAGGCCTTTGCCGCCGGCCACATCAGTGGCGCCACCCACCTGGATAACCATTCGGTCGCCGATTTCATCCGCAATGCCGACCTCGATGCACCGACCCTGGTGGTCTGCTACCACGGCAATTCCAGCCAGAGCGCCGCCGCCTACCTGGCCGGCCAAGGCTTTTCGCAGGTGTACAGCGTCGATGGCGGCTTTGAGCTGTGGCGCGCCACCTACCCGGACCAGACCGCGCAAGGCTCTGCCGAATAA
- a CDS encoding PrkA family serine protein kinase: MSIFSHFQQRFESTRQEELSLQDYLELCKQDRSAYASAAERLLLAIGEPELVDTSNNSRLSRIFSNKVIRRYPAFEDFHGMEECIDQIVSYFRHAAQGLEEKKQILYLLGPVGGGKSSLAEKLKQLMEKVPFYAIKGSPVFESPLGLFNATEDGAILEEEFGIPRRYLNTIMSPWATKRLQEFGGDISKFKVVKLYPSILNQIAIAKTEPGDENNQDISALVGKVDIRKLEEYPQNDADAYSYSGALCRANQGLMEFVEMFKAPIKVLHPLLTATQEGNYNSTEGLGAIPYTGILLAHSNESEWHTFRNNKNNEAFIDRIYIVKVPYCLRVSDEIKIYDKLLVNSSLAKAHCAPDTLKMLAQFTVLSRLKEPENSNIYSKMRVYDGENLKDTDPKAKSIQEYRDSAGVDEGMNGLSTRFAFKILSKVFNFDPHEIAANPVHLLYVLEQQIEQEQFPAEVRERYLRYLKEYLAPRYIEFIGKEIQTAYLESYSEYGQNIFDRYVLYADFWIQDQEYRDPETGEILNRIALNEELEKIEKPAGISNPKDFRNEIVNFVLRARANNNGKNPSWLSYEKLRVVIEKKMFSNTEDLLPVISFNAKASKEDQKKHNDFVTRMVERGYTDKQVRLLSEWYLRVRKSQ; encoded by the coding sequence ATGAGTATTTTTAGCCACTTCCAACAACGTTTCGAGTCCACCCGCCAGGAAGAACTTTCGCTGCAGGATTACCTGGAACTGTGCAAACAGGATCGCAGCGCCTACGCTTCGGCGGCAGAACGGCTGTTGCTGGCCATCGGCGAACCGGAGCTTGTCGACACCTCTAACAATTCCAGACTTTCGCGGATCTTCTCCAACAAGGTGATTCGGCGCTATCCGGCCTTTGAAGACTTCCATGGCATGGAAGAATGCATCGACCAGATCGTCTCGTACTTCCGCCATGCGGCGCAGGGCCTGGAAGAGAAGAAACAGATCCTCTACCTCTTGGGCCCGGTAGGCGGCGGCAAATCATCGCTGGCCGAGAAGCTCAAACAACTGATGGAGAAGGTGCCCTTCTACGCCATCAAGGGCTCGCCTGTATTCGAATCGCCACTGGGCTTGTTCAACGCCACCGAAGATGGGGCCATTCTTGAGGAAGAGTTTGGGATCCCACGGCGCTACCTGAACACCATCATGTCGCCCTGGGCCACCAAGCGCCTGCAGGAGTTCGGCGGCGATATCTCCAAGTTCAAGGTGGTCAAACTCTATCCGTCGATCCTTAACCAGATCGCCATCGCCAAGACCGAACCTGGCGATGAGAACAACCAGGATATCTCTGCCCTCGTCGGCAAGGTGGATATCCGCAAGCTTGAGGAATACCCACAGAACGACGCCGACGCCTACAGCTATTCGGGTGCGCTGTGCCGGGCCAACCAGGGCCTGATGGAATTCGTCGAGATGTTCAAGGCGCCGATCAAGGTCTTGCATCCACTGCTTACGGCGACTCAGGAAGGCAACTACAACAGTACCGAGGGGCTGGGTGCAATTCCCTACACCGGTATTCTGCTGGCCCACTCCAACGAATCGGAGTGGCACACCTTCCGTAACAACAAGAACAACGAAGCGTTCATCGACCGGATCTACATCGTCAAGGTGCCTTACTGCCTGCGCGTCAGTGACGAAATCAAGATCTACGACAAACTGCTGGTCAACAGCTCCCTGGCCAAGGCCCATTGCGCGCCCGATACCCTCAAGATGCTGGCCCAGTTCACCGTGCTCTCACGCCTCAAGGAGCCTGAGAACTCCAACATCTACTCGAAGATGCGCGTCTACGACGGCGAGAATCTCAAGGACACCGATCCAAAGGCCAAGTCGATCCAGGAGTACCGTGACTCGGCAGGTGTCGACGAGGGGATGAACGGCCTGTCCACCCGCTTCGCCTTCAAGATTCTCTCCAAGGTGTTCAACTTCGACCCGCACGAGATTGCGGCCAACCCGGTTCACCTGCTGTATGTGCTCGAACAACAGATCGAGCAGGAACAGTTCCCGGCTGAAGTGCGCGAACGCTACCTGCGCTACCTGAAGGAATACCTGGCGCCGCGCTACATCGAGTTCATCGGCAAGGAAATCCAGACCGCTTACCTTGAGTCCTACAGCGAATACGGCCAGAACATCTTCGACCGCTACGTGCTGTACGCCGACTTCTGGATTCAGGACCAGGAATACCGCGACCCGGAAACCGGCGAGATCCTCAACCGCATCGCCCTCAACGAAGAACTGGAGAAAATCGAGAAGCCAGCCGGTATCAGCAACCCGAAAGACTTCCGCAACGAGATCGTCAACTTCGTATTGCGCGCACGCGCCAACAACAACGGCAAGAACCCGAGCTGGCTGAGCTATGAAAAACTGCGGGTGGTGATCGAGAAGAAAATGTTCTCCAACACCGAAGACCTGCTGCCGGTCATCAGCTTCAATGCCAAGGCCAGCAAGGAAGACCAGAAGAAACACAACGACTTCGTCACCCGGATGGTGGAGCGTGGCTACACCGACAAGCAGGTTCGTCTGCTGTCGGAATGGTACCTGCGGGTCAGGAAATCGCAATAA
- a CDS encoding YeaH/YhbH family protein yields MSYVIDRRLNGKNKSTVNRQRFLRRYREHIKKAVEEAVSRRSIMDMEHGEQISIPGRDIDEPVLHHGRGGKQTIVHPGNKEFTAGEHIARPQGGGGGSGRGKAGNSGEGMDEFVFQITQEEFLEFMFEDLELPNLVKRHLTGTDTFKTVRAGIANEGNPSRINIVRTLRSAHARRIALTGSSRALLREAQKELDRLKVEEPDNFTDIQEVEQEIERLKARINRLPFLDTFDLKYNLLVKQPNPSSKAVMFCLMDVSGSMTQATKDIAKRFFILLYLFLKRNYDRIEVVFIRHHTSAREVDEEEFFYSRETGGTIVSSALKLMQEIMAERYPASDWNIYAAQASDGDNWNDDSPICREILSKQIMPHVQYYTYVEITPREHQALWYEYERIGEGFPDTFAQQQLVSAGDIYPVFRELFQRRLAT; encoded by the coding sequence ATGAGCTACGTAATCGACCGACGCCTGAACGGCAAGAACAAGAGCACGGTCAACCGCCAGCGTTTTCTGCGGCGCTACCGTGAACACATCAAGAAGGCCGTCGAAGAGGCCGTGAGCCGCCGCTCCATCATGGACATGGAGCATGGCGAGCAGATCAGCATTCCGGGACGGGACATCGATGAACCGGTGTTGCACCACGGTCGTGGCGGCAAGCAGACCATCGTGCACCCCGGCAACAAGGAGTTCACCGCCGGCGAACACATCGCCAGGCCCCAGGGCGGTGGAGGCGGCAGCGGCCGTGGCAAGGCCGGCAATTCTGGCGAGGGCATGGATGAATTCGTCTTCCAGATCACCCAGGAAGAGTTTCTCGAGTTCATGTTCGAAGACCTTGAACTGCCCAACCTGGTCAAACGTCACCTGACCGGTACCGACACCTTCAAGACCGTACGCGCCGGTATCGCCAACGAAGGCAACCCATCGCGCATCAACATCGTTCGCACCCTGCGTTCGGCCCATGCCCGGCGTATTGCCCTGACCGGCAGCAGCCGCGCCTTGTTACGCGAAGCGCAGAAAGAACTCGACCGCCTGAAGGTCGAAGAGCCTGACAACTTCACCGATATCCAGGAAGTCGAGCAAGAGATCGAACGCCTCAAGGCACGCATCAACCGCCTGCCCTTCCTCGATACGTTCGACCTGAAGTACAACCTGCTGGTCAAGCAGCCCAACCCCAGCTCGAAGGCCGTAATGTTCTGCCTGATGGACGTTTCCGGCTCCATGACCCAGGCCACCAAGGACATCGCCAAGCGCTTTTTCATCCTGCTGTACCTGTTCCTCAAGCGCAATTACGACCGCATCGAAGTGGTCTTCATCCGCCACCACACCAGTGCGCGGGAAGTGGACGAGGAAGAGTTCTTCTATTCGCGGGAAACCGGCGGCACCATCGTGTCCAGCGCGCTCAAGCTGATGCAGGAAATCATGGCCGAACGCTACCCGGCCAGCGACTGGAACATCTATGCAGCCCAAGCCTCCGACGGCGACAACTGGAACGACGACTCGCCAATCTGCCGCGAGATCCTCTCCAAGCAGATCATGCCGCATGTGCAGTACTACACTTACGTTGAGATCACCCCCCGTGAGCATCAGGCGCTGTGGTACGAGTACGAGCGAATCGGCGAGGGCTTCCCCGACACGTTCGCCCAGCAGCAGTTGGTATCGGCCGGCGACATCTACCCGGTCTTCCGTGAACTCTTCCAGCGCAGGTTAGCCACATGA